The proteins below are encoded in one region of Methanospirillum lacunae:
- a CDS encoding GNAT family N-acetyltransferase, with translation MKQIKVRAINEADYSCVCLLEQGSSGAHYQAAVFVRQAMTLWPRLFLVSEVDDQIAGYLVGSIPCDYPSSGWILRVRVDAAFQRMGVATMLMCKIEDLMKDYRINQILLSCSPVNHGALALYYRQGYSDLNRETAYFGPGEDRLILRKTI, from the coding sequence ATGAAACAGATCAAGGTTAGAGCGATAAATGAGGCAGACTATTCCTGTGTGTGTCTTCTTGAACAGGGTTCATCAGGAGCTCACTATCAGGCAGCAGTATTTGTCCGCCAGGCAATGACTCTCTGGCCCCGGTTATTTCTTGTTAGTGAAGTGGATGATCAGATTGCCGGATATCTCGTTGGTTCAATTCCATGTGATTATCCGTCTTCAGGCTGGATACTGAGAGTGCGGGTCGATGCGGCTTTTCAGCGAATGGGAGTTGCAACCATGTTGATGTGCAAAATTGAAGATTTGATGAAGGATTACAGAATAAACCAGATCCTCCTCTCCTGCTCCCCGGTGAATCACGGAGCACTTGCTTTGTACTACCGTCAGGGATATTCTGATCTAAATCGTGAAACAGCGTATTTTGGTCCTGGTGAAGATCGTCTCATTCTCAGGAAAACTATATGA
- a CDS encoding tetratricopeptide repeat protein, with translation MDIIKTLSISLLLLVLAFSLQVGAEKNVSISDRSDLQQNISGEETQADNQTDSKNEVISDISANDTKKQEHPDQAEVNRSPPLTNATAERNVSANKTGTEGNQTSPSAADIQKAFSGWYEKAENASATGNNKAAADAYAAALRLDKGSEKALAGYGAVLSKLGRDSEALDIYTRLQNISPNNTTILIPLGREQNAVGNYEAALATLLNATTAYPNNTEGWNQLAAAYAGLSRYEEALTTVRTSLQISTDQAGGWGQLGAILSGQGRFYEAVPALEKSLTLDPNDGSTWKNLGKTWTALGHLKEAAQSYEAATESRPTDTTLWLQLGAIYEKMNKTKEAAEAFRKGGVASVPDTPVNQSVQEPNKTLSNPKMNATKNMTGEEPSDSPVKNETGQIKE, from the coding sequence ATGGATATTATCAAGACACTTTCGATATCACTCCTCCTCCTTGTGCTGGCATTCTCTCTACAGGTTGGTGCTGAGAAGAATGTTTCCATCTCTGACAGATCAGACTTGCAACAGAATATATCCGGAGAAGAGACTCAGGCAGACAACCAGACAGATTCAAAAAATGAAGTTATATCCGATATTTCTGCAAATGATACCAAAAAACAGGAGCATCCAGATCAGGCGGAGGTGAACAGATCGCCTCCTCTAACTAATGCCACGGCAGAGAGGAATGTATCAGCAAACAAGACTGGCACTGAAGGAAACCAGACAAGCCCAAGCGCTGCGGATATTCAGAAGGCTTTTTCAGGATGGTATGAAAAGGCAGAGAATGCTTCTGCTACCGGTAACAACAAGGCCGCAGCTGATGCATACGCAGCCGCACTCAGGCTTGACAAAGGTTCAGAAAAAGCACTGGCCGGATACGGGGCAGTCCTCTCAAAACTTGGACGTGATTCTGAAGCACTTGATATCTACACCAGGCTTCAGAACATCTCACCAAACAATACTACCATTCTAATCCCGCTCGGTAGGGAACAGAATGCAGTAGGAAATTATGAAGCAGCGCTTGCTACCCTGCTTAATGCAACCACAGCATATCCGAACAACACCGAAGGGTGGAACCAGTTAGCTGCAGCCTATGCAGGACTCTCACGGTATGAGGAGGCTTTGACAACAGTGAGAACCTCTCTGCAGATCTCAACTGATCAGGCTGGAGGATGGGGCCAACTCGGTGCTATCCTTTCAGGACAGGGCAGATTTTATGAAGCAGTGCCCGCCCTTGAAAAATCACTCACCCTGGATCCAAACGACGGGTCAACCTGGAAAAACCTAGGAAAAACCTGGACTGCACTAGGTCATTTAAAGGAGGCTGCACAGTCATATGAGGCTGCAACTGAAAGCAGACCGACAGACACAACTCTCTGGTTACAACTCGGAGCCATATACGAAAAAATGAACAAGACCAAAGAAGCAGCCGAGGCATTCAGGAAAGGTGGGGTTGCCTCTGTGCCTGATACACCCGTAAATCAGTCAGTTCAGGAACCCAACAAAACTTTGTCAAACCCGAAGATGAATGCGACAAAAAACATGACAGGAGAGGAACCATCCGACTCTCCTGTTAAAAACGAAACCGGCCAGATAAAAGAATAA
- a CDS encoding response regulator, with product MPRILIVDDTDFDRNLLRNILVSAGYEIAGLASGGEEGVRLFRELVPDLAMLDLIMPDLNGIDTLRRIREEYPEARVMLCTSVGEEGMVDLARRIGAKGYVVKPYQAVNLLKAVERIVGPPGKTTGIKWQ from the coding sequence ATGCCTCGGATTCTAATAGTGGATGATACTGATTTTGACCGGAATCTTCTCAGAAATATTCTGGTCTCTGCCGGTTATGAGATAGCAGGTCTGGCAAGTGGGGGTGAGGAAGGGGTACGACTCTTCCGTGAACTGGTCCCTGATCTGGCCATGCTTGATCTGATCATGCCGGATCTAAATGGAATAGACACCCTGCGCAGGATTCGTGAGGAGTATCCTGAAGCACGGGTCATGCTCTGTACTTCGGTTGGTGAAGAAGGGATGGTTGATCTTGCCAGGAGAATCGGCGCAAAAGGATATGTTGTCAAGCCATATCAGGCTGTAAACCTTCTTAAAGCAGTGGAACGGATAGTTGGTCCTCCAGGAAAGACAACTGGGATAAAATGGCAGTGA
- a CDS encoding sensor histidine kinase, with product MKGGIIATQILVVEDEAIVAESIASKLRKFGYDVAGPVPTGEEAVKLAGEVRPDVVLMDIHLAGTIDGIDAAGNISGSYRIPVIFLTAYADDQTLERAKEAKPFGYLIKPFRERDLHATIRMAQERSRLEAELEAANHELDSFSYSVSHDLRAPLIAIDGFSRILEESYMSYLPADGQDCLQRIRQAATNMDKLVNDFLRLSRVTRASLVMETVDISTMATEALENLSHEYPDRNVRWTVEPGLQAAGDKGLLLIAVQNLLSNAWKYTGKRSEGSIEVGGTMRGRGLTFYVKDNGAGFPPEKANLLFVPLQRLHSQEEFPGNGIGLATVQRIVFRHGGKIWAEGVPDSGATFWITLPELG from the coding sequence ATAAAAGGGGGGATAATTGCGACACAGATACTGGTAGTAGAGGATGAGGCGATTGTTGCAGAGTCTATCGCGTCTAAGTTGCGTAAATTCGGGTATGATGTTGCCGGGCCGGTTCCTACCGGTGAAGAAGCTGTAAAACTCGCTGGTGAGGTAAGGCCTGATGTGGTACTGATGGATATCCATCTCGCAGGCACAATAGACGGGATAGATGCCGCAGGAAACATCTCTGGATCGTATCGTATCCCGGTGATCTTTCTAACCGCGTATGCAGACGATCAGACTCTTGAACGGGCAAAGGAAGCAAAGCCGTTTGGATATCTTATAAAACCATTCAGAGAACGGGATCTGCATGCAACCATCAGGATGGCACAGGAACGCTCACGTCTGGAAGCAGAACTTGAGGCAGCCAACCATGAACTTGACTCATTTAGTTACTCTGTCTCCCATGATCTGAGGGCGCCTCTTATTGCCATAGATGGGTTTTCCAGGATTCTTGAAGAGTCATACATGTCCTATCTTCCTGCTGATGGACAGGATTGTCTTCAACGGATACGTCAGGCTGCCACTAATATGGATAAACTGGTCAATGATTTCCTGAGGCTTTCACGGGTTACCCGGGCTTCACTGGTAATGGAAACGGTTGATATCAGTACCATGGCAACAGAGGCCCTGGAAAATCTGTCTCATGAGTATCCTGACCGCAATGTCAGGTGGACGGTTGAACCCGGACTTCAGGCAGCCGGAGATAAGGGTCTCCTGCTGATAGCAGTGCAGAATTTGCTCTCTAATGCATGGAAATATACGGGCAAAAGGAGTGAAGGCAGTATAGAAGTAGGGGGAACAATGCGTGGCAGGGGCCTGACATTCTATGTAAAGGATAATGGCGCCGGGTTTCCACCTGAAAAGGCTAACCTTCTCTTTGTTCCGCTCCAGCGTCTTCATTCCCAGGAAGAATTCCCTGGAAATGGGATCGGTCTTGCGACCGTGCAACGTATTGTCTTCAGGCATGGAGGAAAGATCTGGGCTGAAGGGGTTCCTGATTCCGGTGCTACCTTCTGGATAACCCTGCCTGAACTCGGTTGA
- a CDS encoding PAS domain S-box protein: MEFDSAVRVLFVDDEPALLHAIRDYLTIIHSLEVDITNDPADAIQSGQLFSYDCLVVDYDMPDMDGITLLKAIRQVDPDIPVIVFTGKSREEVVIEAINNGADFYLQKGGNAEELFAELAHDIGKAARRFRAERALTESEQLYRAVVEDQTEFICQMDPEGAIRFVNSSFAKYISREPENLIGSDFFALFGEEGEDLKEAPDICDPDNPVVHAEIRNIRSDGSKSDLHWTLRLLFDSSFEPREILAVGRDISAQKEVARQISIQRDLALELAMVSSVDMVLELSLKAVVKLTGMDTGSVYLRDRVTGTVVKAFECGPHRRSLSQFMDIWQNDNVDLLAVLAGTSRYYSQTDLSRFEAPFLSLVIVPVQRYDEVTGWFVVGSDTMNEVPITYRSSLETVVSQIGNVIARIQAEDALRDALIESEERYMQLSESSPDAIAILSAHNRPVYLNPAALFLFGVHSFDEFMTQPLNEYFDSASYPAVSDMLSLSFSLRRPNSCEAVMWSRSGREIYAELIAVPITQSGDTAVLLIIRNRTEQKLSERALAESERHFRELADLLPEPVFETDAWGYVTFCNRGAHALLAPGNDTTLIGVSFFQFFSDQDQGKLGSVLDEVKADPTVRNGDFTVRAKDGGERSVLLSLSPVFRDTVYDGVRGVIVDITEMKRYQETLQRTIEEKDVLFRELHHRVKNNMQVISSLLQLQEEYIEDERLISAIHDCEQRIASMALVHETLYRSDSLSGISFATYLENLAEEVISSIATVRDIRAEIDVGDVRFNLDTVVTLGLIINELMVNSMKYAFTGKGKGTISVCMKHGEGSYVITYADDGIGLPPDFSIDSSSSLGMRLVRVLTRQLLGSVTVGDSEDGPGARFTIQFPVHK; the protein is encoded by the coding sequence ATGGAGTTTGATTCTGCCGTCCGGGTTCTTTTTGTTGATGACGAACCGGCATTGCTCCATGCAATTCGCGATTATCTGACGATCATTCACTCTCTTGAGGTTGATATAACCAACGATCCTGCTGATGCCATTCAGAGCGGGCAGCTCTTCTCGTATGACTGCCTGGTTGTCGATTATGACATGCCTGATATGGATGGCATTACACTCCTGAAGGCGATCAGGCAGGTGGATCCTGATATTCCTGTCATCGTGTTCACTGGAAAAAGCCGTGAAGAAGTCGTTATTGAGGCAATCAATAACGGTGCAGACTTTTACCTGCAGAAGGGAGGCAATGCAGAGGAACTCTTTGCAGAACTCGCGCATGACATCGGGAAAGCGGCACGACGGTTCAGGGCAGAGCGTGCCCTCACAGAAAGTGAGCAACTCTACCGGGCAGTAGTGGAGGATCAGACTGAATTCATCTGCCAGATGGATCCTGAAGGAGCAATCAGGTTTGTAAACAGTTCTTTTGCAAAATATATCTCCAGAGAACCGGAGAACCTTATTGGTTCAGACTTCTTTGCACTCTTCGGAGAGGAGGGAGAAGACCTGAAAGAGGCACCGGATATCTGTGACCCTGACAACCCAGTGGTTCATGCTGAAATAAGGAACATTCGTTCTGATGGTTCAAAGTCAGATCTCCACTGGACGCTCAGGCTCCTCTTTGACTCCTCGTTTGAACCCAGGGAAATCCTGGCAGTTGGTCGTGATATCAGCGCTCAGAAAGAGGTGGCACGACAGATCTCAATTCAACGTGATCTCGCCCTTGAACTGGCAATGGTCTCATCAGTGGACATGGTGCTTGAGTTATCACTCAAGGCTGTTGTCAAGCTCACCGGAATGGATACAGGTTCTGTATACCTTCGGGACCGTGTCACGGGAACGGTTGTAAAGGCGTTTGAGTGCGGTCCTCATCGTCGTTCACTCAGTCAGTTCATGGATATCTGGCAGAACGATAATGTAGATCTCCTTGCAGTTCTTGCCGGAACATCACGTTACTATAGCCAAACTGATCTGAGCAGATTTGAGGCACCGTTCCTCTCTTTGGTCATTGTCCCGGTTCAGCGCTATGATGAGGTAACCGGCTGGTTTGTCGTGGGTTCCGACACCATGAACGAAGTTCCTATCACATACCGGAGTTCCCTTGAGACGGTAGTCTCACAGATTGGAAATGTTATTGCAAGAATACAGGCTGAAGATGCACTACGTGATGCGCTTATTGAGAGTGAGGAGCGGTATATGCAGCTCTCTGAGTCATCACCTGATGCCATTGCAATTCTTTCCGCACATAACCGTCCCGTCTATCTGAACCCCGCTGCCCTCTTCCTCTTTGGTGTGCATTCGTTTGATGAGTTCATGACCCAGCCGCTGAATGAGTACTTCGATAGTGCGTCATATCCAGCAGTTTCAGATATGCTCTCTCTCAGTTTCTCACTCAGGAGACCAAACTCATGTGAAGCTGTGATGTGGAGTAGATCTGGCAGGGAGATCTATGCTGAACTGATTGCGGTGCCGATAACACAGTCAGGCGATACCGCAGTTCTGCTCATTATTCGCAACAGAACCGAACAAAAACTTTCCGAACGTGCTCTTGCAGAGAGTGAACGACACTTTCGGGAACTTGCCGATCTTCTGCCAGAACCGGTTTTTGAGACTGATGCCTGGGGCTATGTGACATTCTGTAACCGGGGAGCCCATGCTCTTCTTGCACCAGGTAATGATACAACACTTATCGGGGTTTCATTTTTCCAGTTCTTCAGTGATCAAGATCAGGGTAAATTGGGGTCTGTTCTGGATGAGGTAAAGGCTGATCCCACTGTCAGAAATGGTGACTTTACTGTAAGGGCAAAAGATGGCGGGGAGCGCTCTGTTCTCCTCTCCCTTTCACCGGTTTTCCGTGATACTGTATATGATGGTGTCCGCGGTGTCATCGTGGACATCACAGAGATGAAACGGTACCAGGAAACGCTCCAGCGGACTATCGAGGAGAAGGATGTCCTCTTCCGTGAACTCCATCACCGGGTTAAGAATAATATGCAGGTGATATCCAGCCTGCTCCAGCTTCAGGAAGAGTACATCGAGGATGAGCGTCTTATCTCAGCGATTCATGACTGTGAGCAGCGTATCGCATCGATGGCACTGGTGCATGAGACATTATATCGAAGTGATTCGCTCTCTGGGATTTCATTTGCCACCTATCTTGAGAATCTTGCTGAAGAGGTTATCAGCAGTATCGCAACCGTGCGGGATATCAGGGCGGAGATCGATGTTGGTGATGTCAGGTTCAATCTTGATACCGTGGTCACCCTTGGTCTTATTATCAATGAACTGATGGTAAATTCGATGAAGTATGCTTTCACCGGAAAAGGAAAGGGAACAATCAGCGTCTGTATGAAGCACGGGGAGGGGTCTTACGTGATTACTTACGCAGATGATGGAATTGGCCTCCCTCCAGATTTCTCGATTGACTCATCGAGCAGCCTTGGAATGCGATTGGTTCGTGTTCTGACCCGTCAGTTACTAGGGTCTGTTACTGTGGGAGATTCTGAAGATGGCCCTGGAGCACGGTTTACCATACAGTTTCCGGTTCATAAATAA
- a CDS encoding DUF2178 domain-containing protein has translation MKQHTYFLLLGFIALIEVGIFLWSVEHLEPLVMTGAVFIGVIAAWIIRQLVDEVVADERTHLITEKASLRTLQVLGVILFSYALGGVVISLRGEVFGPFSYQVARFSFLLMFIVFLMIIVYVIFLSWYDRKYGAGGEDEE, from the coding sequence ATGAAGCAACACACATATTTTCTTCTGCTTGGATTCATCGCTTTGATCGAAGTGGGCATATTTCTCTGGTCCGTTGAACACCTCGAACCATTAGTGATGACAGGAGCAGTTTTCATCGGCGTGATTGCAGCATGGATCATTCGACAACTCGTTGATGAAGTGGTTGCCGATGAACGGACACACCTGATAACCGAGAAGGCATCACTTCGAACACTTCAGGTCCTCGGAGTTATCCTCTTCTCATATGCCCTCGGCGGTGTTGTGATAAGTCTCAGAGGTGAAGTTTTTGGCCCATTCTCGTATCAGGTTGCCAGATTCTCATTCCTCCTCATGTTTATCGTCTTTCTCATGATCATCGTGTACGTAATATTTCTCTCCTGGTATGATCGAAAATACGGAGCCGGGGGGGAGGATGAAGAATAA
- a CDS encoding helix-turn-helix transcriptional regulator, translated as MKNKIKVFRAMNDLTQEDLARDVGVTRQTILAIEKGKYDPSLELAFRISSRFGVHIEEIFTYEEVQGQDLGSGVEP; from the coding sequence ATGAAGAATAAAATAAAGGTCTTTCGTGCTATGAATGATCTAACGCAGGAAGATCTCGCCAGGGATGTAGGGGTAACCAGGCAGACTATTCTTGCAATTGAGAAAGGGAAATATGATCCGTCACTTGAGCTTGCTTTTAGGATCTCATCACGTTTCGGTGTTCATATCGAAGAAATTTTTACTTATGAAGAGGTTCAGGGACAAGACCTTGGATCAGGAGTAGAGCCATGA
- a CDS encoding response regulator, whose amino-acid sequence MSGILIVDDNPLQLNQLKSILNEAGYPVIGAASSGTEAVKLLRSIHPSLITLDIVMPDMNGLDLLRSIRAAYPSIPVMVCSSFGHEVVADLARRSGAFAFFPKPYPTLRLLQEVERMIGPPKNQVPDLS is encoded by the coding sequence ATGAGCGGGATTCTGATAGTGGATGACAACCCCCTGCAATTGAACCAATTAAAAAGTATCCTGAACGAAGCTGGATATCCTGTTATCGGGGCTGCTTCATCAGGAACTGAAGCAGTGAAACTTCTCAGATCCATACACCCGTCTCTTATTACACTTGATATTGTGATGCCTGATATGAACGGTCTCGATCTTCTTCGATCCATCCGGGCAGCCTATCCCTCTATACCTGTTATGGTCTGCTCATCGTTCGGGCATGAAGTTGTGGCTGATTTAGCACGGAGATCGGGAGCTTTTGCTTTTTTTCCTAAACCGTATCCAACGCTCCGCCTTCTTCAGGAGGTTGAACGGATGATAGGCCCGCCCAAGAATCAGGTGCCTGATCTATCATAA
- a CDS encoding ArsB/NhaD family transporter, giving the protein MLGLVFLLITVRQIGRFTFRIWQVMTVGAVLVLLTGEISLPKAISAINPDVMVFLFGMFVVGEAVSTSGLLAGVSDYICKVARTRDQLLLIFITVMAVSSAFLINDTVAIIGTPLALSLAYRYRIPPAAVLLVLCFSLTTGSVPSPIGNPQNFLVASYWNPPDPFLSFATGLFVPTLISLGLIVLLMRTRWMKYDNGSFHPPDLPASPDRNLVRVTILSLLILATLILIRIGCSILGKPSVFPLGVIALSAALPVLLLAKQRVVIIRQIDWRTLVFFVAMFVLMQSVYDSGWFQTSIPFTNLTTIPLILMVSIILSQLISNVPFIALFQPVIAVSGMSSGYMLALAAGSTIAGNLTILGAASNVIVIQQAEKAGVSIRFSDFIRIGLPLTLLQAIIYTLWLFYFT; this is encoded by the coding sequence ATCCTGGGTCTTGTCTTCCTTCTTATCACAGTCAGACAAATCGGGAGGTTTACCTTCAGGATATGGCAGGTCATGACTGTGGGGGCAGTTCTTGTTCTTCTGACCGGGGAGATCTCTCTTCCAAAAGCCATCTCAGCAATTAACCCTGATGTTATGGTTTTTCTCTTTGGTATGTTTGTGGTCGGGGAGGCTGTTTCGACAAGTGGTCTTCTAGCCGGAGTATCCGATTACATCTGCAAGGTTGCCAGAACCCGGGATCAACTACTGCTCATATTCATTACAGTAATGGCAGTATCATCAGCATTTCTGATCAATGATACTGTTGCGATAATAGGAACACCGCTTGCTCTATCCCTCGCCTATAGGTATCGGATCCCACCTGCAGCAGTGCTATTGGTTCTCTGTTTTTCACTGACCACCGGGAGTGTCCCAAGCCCTATTGGAAACCCACAGAACTTTTTAGTTGCTTCATACTGGAATCCACCGGATCCATTCCTGTCATTTGCCACGGGTCTTTTCGTCCCTACACTTATCAGTCTGGGTCTTATTGTACTGTTGATGAGAACCAGATGGATGAAATATGACAATGGATCTTTCCATCCACCTGATCTTCCGGCTTCTCCTGACAGGAATCTTGTCAGGGTGACCATTCTCTCTCTGCTGATTCTTGCCACCCTGATATTGATCAGGATAGGCTGCTCCATTTTAGGCAAACCATCTGTGTTTCCTCTTGGTGTCATTGCCCTCTCTGCAGCCCTGCCGGTACTACTTCTGGCAAAACAGCGTGTTGTGATTATCAGGCAGATAGACTGGAGAACTCTGGTCTTTTTTGTAGCCATGTTTGTTCTGATGCAGAGTGTGTATGATTCTGGCTGGTTTCAGACATCAATACCGTTTACCAATCTAACCACGATCCCCCTGATCCTCATGGTAAGTATCATTCTCTCCCAGTTGATCTCCAACGTTCCGTTCATTGCCCTTTTTCAGCCGGTTATTGCTGTATCAGGAATGTCTTCAGGATATATGCTTGCCCTGGCTGCAGGATCCACGATTGCAGGAAATCTGACCATTCTCGGGGCTGCAAGCAATGTCATTGTCATACAGCAGGCAGAGAAGGCTGGTGTGTCCATACGGTTTTCTGATTTTATCCGGATTGGTCTTCCACTTACTCTTCTCCAGGCCATTATCTATACACTCTGGCTCTTTTACTTCACGTAA
- a CDS encoding DUF3821 domain-containing protein, whose protein sequence is MTDRILIPFIILIGLLLIPAALAADNKVPHGGTVYVGEEDLDLSSCDVHTGDEIAWWDSGNAQGTPTARSRVTDVQHFKVDTDSFKGHTGQWYALITKKPVFTVEEPTLEVDMVENGMDTEPTLIKRGNLVSFKISTNLAGISQRSGSSGAPVTINLTGPNDTVYHTITSSQTGDFNLDKVYVYASPYDTGAVWDTADAKKFPDGDYTISAITNVNKINDNNPDSGATVTEKKTYTLGKTGVKAKETEAPKTVKNSKDKSSDVTTESVTTEKKAAKKAENVSEQPTKKITAEPTEEEVSSSKSSKSKKSVDETETPTKSPTKKVTSEPTSEAKSNKTKKLTAEELENLTEKKTTKPTAEPTSVRTSVVTPIPTEEETDEPTPVYTPHPKQTYAHPPSPSATATQASPLSPGVICAALGAAALLIGTRRSQ, encoded by the coding sequence ATGACAGATCGTATTCTCATTCCTTTCATCATTCTTATCGGACTCTTACTCATCCCTGCTGCTCTTGCAGCAGACAACAAAGTGCCCCATGGAGGGACGGTGTACGTAGGAGAAGAAGACCTTGATCTCTCCAGTTGTGATGTTCACACCGGAGATGAGATCGCATGGTGGGACTCAGGAAATGCACAAGGGACTCCGACTGCACGATCGCGGGTGACAGATGTCCAGCATTTTAAAGTTGATACAGACTCTTTCAAAGGTCACACCGGACAATGGTATGCCCTGATAACCAAAAAACCGGTCTTCACAGTTGAAGAACCAACGCTTGAAGTGGACATGGTTGAAAACGGGATGGACACTGAACCAACTTTGATCAAACGGGGAAACCTTGTCTCGTTCAAGATATCAACCAACCTTGCAGGGATAAGCCAGCGTTCTGGATCTTCCGGTGCTCCGGTTACTATCAATCTTACCGGTCCTAATGACACGGTGTACCATACAATTACCTCCTCTCAAACCGGGGACTTCAACCTTGACAAAGTATACGTCTATGCATCCCCCTATGACACCGGAGCTGTTTGGGATACTGCAGATGCAAAGAAGTTCCCTGACGGAGACTACACAATCTCTGCAATAACCAATGTCAATAAGATCAACGACAACAACCCTGATTCTGGAGCAACAGTCACCGAGAAGAAGACATACACACTCGGAAAGACGGGAGTAAAAGCAAAAGAAACAGAGGCTCCAAAGACTGTGAAGAACAGCAAAGATAAAAGCAGTGATGTGACGACAGAAAGTGTCACAACCGAGAAGAAGGCTGCAAAAAAGGCTGAAAACGTATCAGAACAGCCTACAAAGAAGATAACCGCAGAACCAACCGAAGAGGAAGTGTCAAGCAGTAAAAGTTCAAAGAGTAAAAAGTCTGTAGATGAGACTGAAACTCCGACTAAATCACCTACAAAGAAGGTGACGAGCGAGCCAACTTCTGAAGCAAAGTCCAACAAGACCAAGAAGTTAACTGCTGAAGAACTGGAAAACCTGACTGAAAAGAAGACAACAAAACCAACAGCCGAACCTACTTCTGTCCGAACTTCAGTTGTAACCCCGATACCAACAGAGGAAGAGACTGATGAGCCGACACCGGTCTATACCCCTCATCCAAAGCAGACATATGCTCACCCGCCATCCCCGTCTGCAACAGCCACCCAGGCAAGTCCGCTCTCTCCCGGTGTGATCTGCGCAGCACTTGGTGCAGCAGCCCTGCTCATTGGAACACGACGGAGCCAATAA